One segment of Neobacillus endophyticus DNA contains the following:
- the rpmD gene encoding 50S ribosomal protein L30, whose product MANKLVITLTRSVIGRPEDQRETVKALGLRKLNQTVEHQDNAAIRGMINKVAHLVSVKEQ is encoded by the coding sequence ATGGCGAATAAACTTGTAATTACCCTCACTCGCAGTGTAATTGGTCGCCCTGAGGACCAACGCGAAACAGTTAAAGCACTAGGTTTACGTAAACTTAATCAAACAGTTGAGCATCAGGATAACGCGGCTATTCGCGGTATGATCAATAAAGTTGCTCACCTTGTATCAGTTAAAGAACAATAA